The genomic interval TGCCGGTCGGGGCCGCTCCCAGGAAGCTCAGCGTCAGGGCCAGCGCCGCCATCAGCAGCGTGGTGGCGACGACCCAGCGGTTGCGCAGGCCGTCGCGCACCTCCTTGGCGGCGATCGTCAGAAGCGTGTTCATTCCGCAGCCTCCCGGCGCAGGAAGTGGGCGTACATCTCGTCCAGGCTGGGCTGGAGAACCTCGATGTCGGCGATCTCCGGGCCTTCGCAGGCGATCTGGCGGAGCGTCGCCACCTTGTCGTCGTTGGCGCAGGCCGTCTCCACGACCTCCCCGGACGGCAGGGTCAGGCGGATGCGCACCGGCAGCTGCGCCAGCCCGCGCAACGTGGCGAGCGAGCCGTCGGCGACCTTGCGCCCGCGGTTCATCACCACCACGCGGTCGGCCTGCCCCTCCAGCTCGGTCAGGGCGTGGCTGCACAGCAGGACGGTGGTGCCGGCGTCGCGCAGGTCGCGCACGATCTCGTAGAAGCTCTGGCGCAGCGCCGGGTCGAGGCCGGTCGTCGGCTCGTCCAGGAACAGCACCTTCGGCCCGCCGAGCAGCGCCTGGGCGAGCGCCAGCCGCTGCCGCATGCCCTTCGAATAAGTGCCGACGCGGCGCTTCACGGCGGCGGGCTCCAGCCCCACGCGATCGAACAGCGCGTCGTTGCCGTCGCGCGGCACCCGCTTCAGCCGGGCGTAGAAGTCCAGCGTCTCGCGCCCGGTCATGCTGGGGTGGAAGGCGACGCTTTCCGGCAGGAAGCCGACCTGCCGGCGGATGTGCGAGGCGGCGGCACTCGCCGGGTCGCCGCCCAGCACGCGGACGCTGCCGGCGGTCGGCGTGGTCAGCCCGAGCATCAGCTTGATCAGCGAGCTTTTGCCGGCGCCGTTGTGGCCGACCATGGCCACGCATTCGCCGGGGGCGAGGTCCAGATCCACCTCGCGCACGGCGAAGGCGTCGCCGTAGCGCTTGGAGACTCCCTCCACACGGATGGTCGGTGTGTCGGTCATTGGGCGTTCCTTTCCGCCGTTTGGGGCAGCGCCGGAGACGGCGGCGGGCTCATCAGCGGGGCGCTGTCGATCACGCCGCCGGGGTGCAGCGCCGGGAACTGCTTCTGCGCCCAGCGGATCACCTGCACGCCGGGGCTGTTCATCAGCAGCTTCGCCGCCGGATAGGCCCACATCACGCGGTCGACGACGTCGTTGGGGCGGTAGGCCTCGTCGGCG from Azospirillum sp. TSH58 carries:
- a CDS encoding ABC transporter ATP-binding protein codes for the protein MTDTPTIRVEGVSKRYGDAFAVREVDLDLAPGECVAMVGHNGAGKSSLIKLMLGLTTPTAGSVRVLGGDPASAAASHIRRQVGFLPESVAFHPSMTGRETLDFYARLKRVPRDGNDALFDRVGLEPAAVKRRVGTYSKGMRQRLALAQALLGGPKVLFLDEPTTGLDPALRQSFYEIVRDLRDAGTTVLLCSHALTELEGQADRVVVMNRGRKVADGSLATLRGLAQLPVRIRLTLPSGEVVETACANDDKVATLRQIACEGPEIADIEVLQPSLDEMYAHFLRREAAE